CTGGACAGGCATGTATGACTGAACAAAAAGGTTAATGTCAGCTTATTATAATTTAAGAAATGTGTAGTTTTCTTGGGGGAAGCACCggttatatttttgttatttgagctgaaaatgaaaaatctggATTTTGAGATCTTTCTTTATTCCTTTCGGTCTCTGCTCCACAGGTAGACTGTCGCTGGAGGAGTTCATCAAAGGTGCCAAGAGCGACCCGTCCATCGTCAGACTGCTGCAGTCCGATCAGGGAGCCTCTCGTCAGTTCTGAGGGCAGAGACATGAACGCTCACGCACGCTCTCTccaacctccacacacacacacacacacacacacacacacacacacacacacacacacacacacacacacacacacacacacacacacacacacacacacacacacacacacacacacacacacacacacacacacacacacacagcttcgtGCTGCTCGGTCGTCACCACACAACCCTTTCAGTTTATCTACACTCCACTGTCTTAATGTTTACATGAATGGATAATtgatttcttgttgttttttttcctctgtggacGTTGAACTTGCTCGAGTCTGTGTATAAgcttctccccccctccctcgccTTGCTGTgccatatatatttatactgacTGGATTATATGCTTGCAAGTATTATGAGTCCTGTTATGTTACATGAAGAGGAAAACTAATTACGTCAGTTGGTATAATTTGATTGAATCGGTTGTTCAGGATATCGACAAGTCGCCGTTCTGAACGAGCTCTATATGCCTTTGGTATTTGCATGCGCTCAGTGATACGTGTTTTCTGATATTGTAACAGTTTACGTGAATAAGGAAGCCCGtgattgtttttaattcctttttatttttgtaacaaaaacgtcattttgttttcacacaatTGAAATAAAGTCGTGTAAGAAAAATATACACAAGAAGTCCCACAGTATTCCCTTGTCCGGGACAGACATGGGGCCAAACCCACTAAGATTCTCAACGttcactgatttaaaaagagaaggaaaaagaaaaaggtatATTTAGAAAACACCAGACTGGACATTGAAGTGTTACTCTGACAAGTAGAATCCTAGAGAAGGTGCTTGAAGATGGCGGAAGAAGGGACTTGAATAACTGCGATGCCACATTCAGAaactcctcactcctcctctcagaGGGTGGCGGTCGTATAAATACGCAGCTTCTTCTGTTCAGCAGGTTCGAGAGTTCACTTCAGGGACATGACAACTTCACCCCCCTCATATTCTTCCTGTCCAAAGATGATGTAGAGAAACTGCAGGTGTCTCGTGTCTTTTCTGGAGTATTTCAGTAACTGGGCGACCAGGACTCCCGCTCGTCCACAGGAGAGGGGGGTGGGTCGCGCAGGACCCAACCAGTCAGGATCAGATCCCGCCCCGTTTTGGACTCATAACTCAACTTTCTCAAAGATGTCATCTAGGTCTATGTCACTGAGGTCGTAGTCCTCTTCCACAGGAAGCTGAAGATGACGAAGAGTGTAAAGTAAAGACAGTTAGTAAATCTGATCTGTTTGCAGATACTTAACGCAACAGTTTTAGATCGTTTGTACTTTTAACAGAATGCCTGTAAGACTCTTGCTGAAGTGAGACAAATAACAGCACCGGCTGCAGAGCGGCTTGCTTCTCATTTCGCACTGCTCTGAATGAAACCACGAGGCAGCTGGGATTCTCCCACTCACCTGTCCGTCTTTGCCGTCCCAGGGTTCAACAGCGTGAATCTTGGGCATGACGCCACCTCCCAGTGTGGCGGTAGAGCCACGGCCCACAGAGAGCTCCCTGAGGAGAGCAAGAAACGGGTGAACGTCATCATTCAGCCGACACTTGAGATGGGTTTTACATGACATTGCTTCAGTGAAACAAGTTCTGACAACAGCGCCCCCTACCTGAGGAACTCATGAATGCCAGTCTCACTGAAGGAGCCCCTCAGCAGAGCAAACTTCATCTTGCGTGTGTTGATGGCGGCCATGGCGGGGTAGCCAAATCCACCAATACCCAGAGAGGCCTCCAGGTCCATCTGAGCTCCTGCCTCAGTCCACAGCCAGCTGACAAAGGATCAGTCATTAGAATAAtgatagtaatagtaataatcataataataataataatccatgCTCATCCATACCCCCACATCTTCTTCTTGTACTTGTCAGCCATCTTAACCATCACCTCCAGATAACCGTTTCTACCAGCTGCACCTGTAAAGACACAAGGAACGTGGATGGTGAGTGATTCaggaattttaaaaaagggtcTTAAgtctcatttgtgttttctttctacttGGTATAATTAGTCATATTTCTGAAGTATTGACAATGGCCTCAGAGTCGGGGGGGGTGTCTGGTCTCACCTGTGTCCAGGATGTGAGGCAGGACGGCAATTATACACAACTGACTGTCCTCACACGTCTTCTTCAAGACGTCTTCACTGAGAATCTGAAACCAGAATTTACAATAAAGAACCTCACATATACAAGAAGACACATATCTCAGGCTGAAAAACTGCTGCCATACACTTAGAAGACGTCGACAAAGATGACAACTTGGAAAAACAAGATCGGACCAAGTTGTCCAGACAggtttctggagttcatgtgaGAAAAGGACTTAAGCTTGGTGCTTGACCTGCTTCGTGATCTATAAACCGTCACACGTGCATCCAACAATACAAACACTCTACTGCACTGACCTCCAGCGTTTCAGGAGGAGGAGCGTTGTCAGAGAACAGATCCAAGGCTCTCTCGATGATTTCGCCACGGGTGCGGCCTCCTTGGAAATCCTCGGGCTCCTCGCCTTTGCGGAAAATCTTGATGGTGGGAAACCCACGgatctacacacacaaacacacatttcttcatttctggCAGTAGATGGCTCCATATTGAAATTTAATTAGGGATTGAGTACAGTAAAGATATATTTTAATGATTCTATTTAACCTGATATGTCTTTTAATGGAAGGACTTCAGCTGTAATATTAAAAATCGGTTATGTAAACTGTAATAAAAGTCTTTAAAGACTTTGCTGTGGATCATTAACTTTGTGCTCTTCTTTTATGTGACTGCCACATAAAAGAAGCTGCAGCTACAGTCACAGTGTCAGACCtacgagctgcagcagaaagtaAAGATGAAGTTGAAGAGTAAAGCTAAACTGAAGATCAGTTAAAAATACTTCAGGTCATTAGAAACCAGTGTTTATCTCCAGGAAActtgtaaaatatgaagaattcttaACCAGAGTTTGTTGGATTTGTAACAGCGGCAGCTCTTCTGGTacaggaagccggggatcatgggtaatatcaaccgttcagttgtgtttcagttcactGACAGTACGCTGTCAGATCTCAAGCCACTTAATAGCTCGGACACAGAATTTATCAACACGtggggctgcagagggcgctgttacTCAGTGAACGCTACAAAGGGTTTCTTTAAATTTAGTTAAATCGCTTAGCAAATGTTTTACTTCTATCTTGCAGTGCTATTCTAGTTAATTTGCATCTACAAGTACAGAAGTTAGTATCTGAATCGTGTTTCCATGTACCACATTATTTCTTGTCCTACTCACCCCGTAGCGGCCGGACACAGCCTGGTGTACAGTCGCATCCATAGCTCCGAGGCGAACTCTGCCCTTGGTCTGCTCCTTCAcagctgtggctgcagccgcCCACTCAGGCTCCAGGCTGTCAACAACAGAAGGGAGCGATGGTTGAGAAAAACTGAGGATGATGCAGTGCACTCAGAGTTCAATTCCACAATATGAGGTTGGCAGAGGAAAGCCGGACAAATCCAATGAATTTGGAACACAACAGCTCTGACGTCTGAACAGTTTTATTAGGGATTACTTCCTGCTGAAAGAATAGCAGTTTATTCACTGAGGACTGCATGGATAATCTGCAGAGCTTGTTTTGgtttccaaaaagaaaaaactgttatttagtaTTTCAAACATCACATTTCAGGGTTTAGAGCAGCAAACCTCTGCTGTACTGTGATATGTTCATGTGAGCTGTGTCAGGAACCAAACTTACTTCTTGCAGTGTCCACACCAGGGGGCGAAGAACTCCACCAGCCACACATCATCACTTTCCAGCACCAACTTGTCAAAGTTGTCGTCGGTGAGCTCCACTACGTCCTCCttgctgccgccgccgccgccgccactcTGCTAGGAGGCAGTTGAGCGTGACTTAACCAACTTCACAGTTTCAAACAGCTGCAATAAAAAGCTACTGCAAGGTGCACTGCTGGATCTACCTGTTTGCTGTAGCCAGAGCTGCCGGATTTGCCGCTCAGCCGATCTTTCACCAGACTCCGCAAAGAGTTCATGGCTCCGTCCACGATGGCCTGACTACTGCGTCCACCTGAGGGGGGGGAAAGACGTGCGGAGTTCAGTCACTGCTaccaaaaacataatttcattaTAGAACCCAAACGTCTGCCTCACACCGACTTAAAACATTCGAAGAGTTTCCAAAAAgacaataatacaaatgaagGAGAGGTTGCATGGCTTCCGTCTGTACCTTGGTATTCGTCTGGCTTGTTCTTATTGCCTCCAAAGATCTTGATGGTGGGGAACCCTCTGACGCCGTACTGTCCGCCCAGCGACTTGTGCTGATCTGCGTCCACGGCACCGACCTTGACAATTCCCTGAAAAGTTCCAGGACAAACAGGTTATGGTTTTTTTCACACTCAACTTTTTATTACAGCTAAATATATTGTCGTCTCTCAATGCCCGTTGTATAATTTTGAAATCAGTTTCACATCTCCGTGTCTCTTCAGAAACTCCTACAGTGGTTATGAAAGCTAGACTTCTCTGCACAAACAGTGTAGTTCAGATAAAAACTGGAAGGGTGCTCGGAGattgcatacctctgccaaggctaacgcCCTATCTCGCAAAGTAAATGAACTAAAAGAAATCATCCTGGATGTGCTTGTTTATCTGGATCgattcaaaatgtaatgggttctttctcgGGTCATTTCCCACCGCTCCACATAATATCATGAAAACTATTTCCGGCTTTTTTGAGTCATGCTGCCGACTGTCAGGTGGACGGCAATGAAAACAACCTTGAGTCTGTAGGCACCTTTTTTATTCCCGACTGATTTAAGTGGTACTTTCTTTtatctaaaaatataataactCAGCCGTCAGAATACTTTAATTTCAAATATATCAAACTCCTGCTGGAGCAACTGCATCTCTCCCTCCGTGAGTTAAAGCTTTTCATTGGAAACGTCTCCAGCTGACAGAACAGTGAGTCGACAGCCACGCTGGTGATAAGACGACGGAGATGATTTGTTTACCTTGAGGGCCGTTGCCACTTTCTTCCAATCCGGAGCAAGAGTTTGACAGTGGCCGCACCTGCGGAGATAAACAAATGAGATGCACGGATGTGAATGATAACTGAAATTCATACAGATGAATGAGGGAGATGTTTGCTTCTAATGTGGATTTATAATAGATTCACTTGATGAGTAAGGATCAGAAAGATGAATACAAATGATAATCGTGTTCCTTCTATCCCCATCTGTACTTCACAAGTACTTGTTACTCCCATGAGTCACAGAACCAAATGAAATATTAACACATCCAGAGAATATTTGACACCTTTTATTTACATACACTTTTGGTGTAGAAATCTCCGCTGGCTGCTGCTCGTCGAAAAACCACAATTCAAATGTATCAACGTGGTCAAAGATttgtttaaatctaaatctaaatctgaCCGAAAAATGTGCTAGATAAAATCCCACAAGGTGCCGTTTGGCGCTGGGGCGGTGAATCAGGTTATTCAGCCAGTGTGCTACGTGGGTGCAGTTTTTATCTTTGCCACAGCAAGATCAAGCCTCAACGAGGCGTGACATCCTCTGCGCTTGAGCCTCAACAAGGGtaagaataaaactacagagaaaaaagaaatacatagAGAACCTCAGATAGAGCCGTGAGGGATCCCTTtttccaggacggacagaagtgcaacagagTGTCTTGGTTCATTTCAGTGCCAcgtattctgttttttttaatcctctgTCACTCTGAATTGCTCTTGCATGACACTGGAACATGTGAAACCTTTGCGAAACCCAAGGCAGAGCGGCCTGCTTTGCATACAAATCCCCCCCCAAACTAAACACATGAATGTTCCCGTGAAGAGGTCACCCCGACACCACCGACTCACTGTCGGGTGGCGTGAAAGCTACAGACGTGTCAGTGCTCGGTTGAACTGGAGACACCGAAAGTAAGAGTTGCGTGGACTCACCAGGGAGCGTAGAACTCCACCAGCCACAGACTGTCACTCTGGATCACTTCCCTGTTGAAGTTGGAGGCTGTGAGCTCCACCACATCATCACTGGCCGAGTACATGGCCtggacacacagcagcagggagcAGCCCAACACTCCtgcaacacaacatgacaacacacacaggtttatcATCAGCAGTGGGTGATCACATATGTttaaacttacacacacacacacacacacacacacacacacacacacacacacacacacacacacacacacacacacacacacacacacacacacacacacacacacacacacacacacacacacacaccttatcaTCAGCAGTGGGTGACCACATATGTTtaacttccacacacacacagcagcacaacactcctgcaacacaacatgacaacacaaaCTGGTTTATCATCAGCAGTGTGTGATCACACATGTTTCATTTACACTGACAGGACTCAACATCTATTATATATCAGATCTATTATATCTGATGAGCAGAGTTGTGGATAATTTGTGTAACAGGTTTATTCATTGAAAGACAACAGAGGCCTGTGCACCTTCACTTAGCAGCTCCAGCTAAACCTCACGCGAGAAAAAACGCGCTGAAACACACGCATCGTTAAATCAATTCACGCGTGTTTTAGTATGAATAAGAGATAAAAGTACAGGTCGAGTCTCTCACCAAGTAAAAGTGGCCTCATGGTCTCAGCTGCTCTTCTCTCGTCCTCACAAACACTCGCTCCTCGGCGCTCGGTCCGCTGCTAAACTACACGATCAACTCTCAGCGTGGCCCGCGATCATTGGTCCGCTGCTGCCGACGCCGcgctgcagccaatcagagggcgACGTGTAGTTTCGATACGAccactgagagagagggagagagagagagagggagagaagaggagaatagagagagagagagagagagagagagagagagagagagagagagagagagagagagggagaggagagagggagagagaaggagaatagagagagagaagaggggaagcgagagagagagagagagagagagagaatgagagagagagagagagagagagagaagaggagaatagagagacagagatagagagagagggaagaggagaagagagagagagacacacacagagagagagagagagagagagagagagaggagaatagagagagagagggaagaggagaagagagagagagagagagagagagagagagagagagggaagaggagagagagagagagagagagagagagagagagagagagaggaagagagagagagagagagaagaggagaagagagagagagagagagagagagagagagagaagaggagaagagagagagagagagagagagacacagacagacagacagacagacagacagacagacagacagacagacagacagacagacagagagagcgaagagaagagaagagaagagaagagacagacaaagagggacagagagacagaaagacagacgagagagagaaagagagagagagagagagagagagagagagagagagagagaagagagagagagagcactatgaagaagaggagcacaagtgaaataataattatattaatattaatacatttcatGTGAGACACTTGTTTCGATCAGTGATTTGAAGGTGGACAGTCCCTGATGTAGACTGATGTTTATATAGATAAAGATAAACTCAGTCGAGGGGTGAAGTCACTTcttacagcagcagatgtgaaAGTATCAAATATAacgaaataaaaaataaccaatAAGATTACAGAGAATATGTACACAgtatacacctttcactacgTACAGAAATACTATTTGGTTATGTAGTACATTTCTGAGACATGCTCGAGTAAATAAATAGGtgtatagacacacacacatacatatatacatataggCATACAGGCAGCTATATATGTACACATATATTCActtcattttaaagttgttttgtcAGAAACACAAAGTTTCTTTAAAGTAGTACAGgtttttaatttactaatgGATTCTTTACCTCTGTGATTTGTACAATTGTACACGTACACGTACTACTCATACTGTCTATGGTACTACTGCAGTGTGGAGGCGTTGCCACTAGATGGAGACACACAACAAGGTAAAGTCCTGTTGAGATGCTGATCAGTTACTGCAGGACTGATCAGATGCCCTTAAAATAAAAGtggtaaaataatattattctgcaaataaataaccaataatattatattcataacTAATAGAGGAAAATAACAGTTTCCTTTAATTATCAGGAGCTTTATTCTACTTTTTATCCCCAACAGTTTCCCATCACTTTCAAGAGCAACATTATATTGGTTCTGATCTGATATTCATAGAGAACGTGTTCTCTCTTAGACAAACTGATCCTGGTTCAGTGTGGGTCTACACTCACAGTGAAAGCCTGTAATACATTCAAAATGGATGACGGATAAATGCAGGTCTGGGGTCTGATGAAGACAGATTGTTGAACCAGGTTACCAGTGTTGTTGCAGCCTTTTTAATATGTTGTCTTTAACCAATTATTGGTattagagctgcagcagaataGGAGCGAGTGTCCCTGCTTCACAATTCATCACATACCGAAGATATTTATAATCTGCTGCCTGCactgctgcaccaacacaaccacagacacacacaaccacagacacacacagcaccaccGGAAAACATGAGGTctgcttcaaaaataaaatcacaggCTGGATGGGTGGAGCCCTGACAtgatagttatttataatagaCCCTAGGCAACTCTTAATTaatcatgaattattaaatattaatattaataatgatataatactactactaatattacttctactaataataataataatagaaagtTGGCAACAACATATCAAAAGTGATAGAAGTAATGTTTGTCGTTGGTAGTTTTTGATTGTGATATAATACATGATGTAGcctaatattataataaataataggtCATGGTAGAATGTAAGTGAGTTAATTTGCAATGGTGCAATGTTGAGGTATTTATACTTCCAGTGGTGTTATTCTACTTTATAATTCTACAACACTTCAAAGAGAAATATTTGGCCTTTTAACAGTATCTATGTGATAGTATCCattctgcattctgaagtgtcttTGGACAAGAAACTGAATCCTAAATTACCCCTGACACCCGTATGGAaggtgtgtgatagaaaagatccccttgtgaatgtgacttgtataGTAAGGCGTTTTTTGAGTGGCTGATAAGActgaaaaaacatataaatacactCTATGTACTGAATGCAGGACCTGTGGCGAACTGTGGATTGTTCCACTCTGGTGTTGCTCATTTTCTTACTCCAGCACTGCAATTAAAACACCTTAAAATAACTGCTTTGTGATCTGGAGCTTAAGAATCACTTTGAAGAAACCTGCAGCACATATTACattgagagggggggggggtcatttTATTCAGGAAATTTTTGCCGGAAGTGTGGGATTTGATTGTGGGTAGCTTGACATTACGCGCACTTCAATGCCAACTTTCTGTGCGCGCACAGGCGCACTGTTCACTGCCAAACAGCTCGGCTGAGCTGGAGTGAGGAGACTTGACGCTGCCACCACCGCAGAACCAACACATCCATTATCTTTCAACTTAAACACAGAGGTTGGGGGATTTTGCAGCTTTTACGCACAGCGCCGGAGCGTCTGGCGACTTGTTTCTACTTTGCCAGCAGCAGGTTGCGTTGAAGCTCTCGATTCATTTGAGCAGTTTGGTGTCGGACCTGTTGTCTGCACAATGTGGGGGGTCCAGAGGACGCGGTACGCAGACTGCAACGGCTCCGAAGCCAGCGAGGAGACGGAGATCGTCGTGAACATCGGCGGAGTGAAGCAGGTGCTGTACGGGGACGTGTTGAGCCGCTACCCGGACACCCGGCTGGCTGAGCTGGTGGACTGTTCCCTGAAGTCTCCGGAGGAAATATCTTCACTGTGTGACGACTACGACCCGGACACCGgagagttttattttgacagggACCCCGATGCGTTCAAGTGCGTAATTGAGTTGTATTATTATGGAGAGATCCACATGAAAAGAGGAATCTGCCCCATTTGCTTTATGAAGGAGATGGAGTTCTGGAAGATCGACTCGGATTTCCTGGACGAGTGCTGCACCTGCCacctgcaggaggtggaggacgaaCTTGCAGAGAtcgcagagaaagtgaaaactaTCCTGGTGGACAGAGACGGAGACCCGTCTGCTGCGGGCTGGCAGCGCTTCCAGATGTGCCTCTGGAGGCTGATGGAGAAGCCGGAGTCCTCGATGCCTGCGCACATCATCGCGAtcatctccttcatcttcatcctcgtCTCCTCCGTGGTCATGTGCGTCGGGACCATCCCCGACCTGCAGGTGGAGGACGCAGAGGGAAACCTCACGGAGCACCCGACTCTGGAGGTCATCGAGACGCTGTGCATCTGCTGGTTCACTGTTGAATACTTCCTGCGTCTCATCTCTGCCCCCAACAAAATCAAATTCGTGTTTGCTTTCATGAACATCGTCGACTTCATGGCGATCATGCCCTTCTTCGTGGTGCTCATCCTCACCTCCTTCGGCGCCGGGATGATGGAGCTGGCTAACGTGCAGCAGGCGGTGCAGGCTTTACGCATAATGCGCATAGCGCGCATTTTCAAGCTGGCACGTCATTCCTCCGGACTCCAGACGCTCACATCTGCCCTGaagagcagctttaaagagCTCGGGCTGCTCCTCATGTACATGGGCGTGGGGGTCTTCCTTTTCTCCGCACTGGGCTACACCATGGAGCAGAGCCACCCGGAAACCCTGTTCACCAGCATCCCCCAGTCCTTCTGGTGGGCTGTGATCACCATGACCACAGTGGGCTATGGAGACGTCTACCCCAAGACCACTTTGGGTCGGTGCAACGCGGCCATCAGCTTCCTCTGCGGGGTGATCGCCATCGCGCTGCCCATCCACCCCATCATCAACAATTTCGTCCTGTTCTACAACAAGCAACAGGTGCTGGAGACTGCGGCCAAGCACGAGATCGAGCTGATGGCGCTGCGCTCCGGGGAGCTGGAGGCTGCACCCAATGCGCACCAACACGTTTGCGGTGCGGGGGTGTGGGACAGCACCATGCGCTCCTGCCACAGTGAGACATACATCCCTTTACTGAAGGATCCCAGGGAAGGGGCCGGCCTGTCGACCCCCAGCAAGGACACGAGCTTTGGAAGCACAGCCGAGACCACCGAGTATTTTGTCTcgtgaacaaacaaacaccttcagaacagaagaacaaaacATCAGAAATAATTATCCACTGTTGATTTTTGATTGATTCAAACTTAACCTCTGGGTTAATGATACAACGACGACTTGAGATTGTAAATAGCCTCAATAGAAACTGCAGCCATGGCCTCTGAGGACCTTCATATTTTGAAGAATTGCACCTATTAAAGGGACATACATTGACTTGATGAGCTTTGCCTTTGCGCAGTGACTCCCTGTGGGCTGAGGGGAACAGCCAGTACGTGGATTCCCCCTATGTAGGCTCCTTATATAACTCCCCCATCCCCAATCCTCACACTCAGACTGTAGACGGCACGGTAGCGTATTCCTCTgtacagaaatatatatatatcaccatgaatgttttttggtttttttgaaGTAATAAAGATAGGAAGCTCCtgtgagagaaaagacaaatgt
This window of the Hippoglossus stenolepis isolate QCI-W04-F060 chromosome 20, HSTE1.2, whole genome shotgun sequence genome carries:
- the pdia6 gene encoding protein disulfide-isomerase A6 isoform X2, translating into MRPLLLGVLGCSLLLCVQAMYSASDDVVELTASNFNREVIQSDSLWLVEFYAPWCGHCQTLAPDWKKVATALKGIVKVGAVDADQHKSLGGQYGVRGFPTIKIFGGNKNKPDEYQGGRSSQAIVDGAMNSLRSLVKDRLSGKSGSSGYSKQSGGGGGGSKEDVVELTDDNFDKLVLESDDVWLVEFFAPWCGHCKNLEPEWAAAATAVKEQTKGRVRLGAMDATVHQAVSGRYGIRGFPTIKIFRKGEEPEDFQGGRTRGEIIERALDLFSDNAPPPETLEILSEDVLKKTCEDSQLCIIAVLPHILDTGAAGRNGYLEVMVKMADKYKKKMWGWLWTEAGAQMDLEASLGIGGFGYPAMAAINTRKMKFALLRGSFSETGIHEFLRELSVGRGSTATLGGGVMPKIHAVEPWDGKDGQLPVEEDYDLSDIDLDDIFEKVEL
- the pdia6 gene encoding protein disulfide-isomerase A6 isoform X1 → MRPLLLGVLGCSLLLCVQAMYSASDDVVELTASNFNREVIQSDSLWLVEFYAPWCGHCQTLAPDWKKVATALKGIVKVGAVDADQHKSLGGQYGVRGFPTIKIFGGNKNKPDEYQGGRSSQAIVDGAMNSLRSLVKDRLSGKSGSSGYSKQQSGGGGGGSKEDVVELTDDNFDKLVLESDDVWLVEFFAPWCGHCKNLEPEWAAAATAVKEQTKGRVRLGAMDATVHQAVSGRYGIRGFPTIKIFRKGEEPEDFQGGRTRGEIIERALDLFSDNAPPPETLEILSEDVLKKTCEDSQLCIIAVLPHILDTGAAGRNGYLEVMVKMADKYKKKMWGWLWTEAGAQMDLEASLGIGGFGYPAMAAINTRKMKFALLRGSFSETGIHEFLRELSVGRGSTATLGGGVMPKIHAVEPWDGKDGQLPVEEDYDLSDIDLDDIFEKVEL
- the LOC118099044 gene encoding potassium voltage-gated channel subfamily F member 1; its protein translation is MWGVQRTRYADCNGSEASEETEIVVNIGGVKQVLYGDVLSRYPDTRLAELVDCSLKSPEEISSLCDDYDPDTGEFYFDRDPDAFKCVIELYYYGEIHMKRGICPICFMKEMEFWKIDSDFLDECCTCHLQEVEDELAEIAEKVKTILVDRDGDPSAAGWQRFQMCLWRLMEKPESSMPAHIIAIISFIFILVSSVVMCVGTIPDLQVEDAEGNLTEHPTLEVIETLCICWFTVEYFLRLISAPNKIKFVFAFMNIVDFMAIMPFFVVLILTSFGAGMMELANVQQAVQALRIMRIARIFKLARHSSGLQTLTSALKSSFKELGLLLMYMGVGVFLFSALGYTMEQSHPETLFTSIPQSFWWAVITMTTVGYGDVYPKTTLGRCNAAISFLCGVIAIALPIHPIINNFVLFYNKQQVLETAAKHEIELMALRSGELEAAPNAHQHVCGAGVWDSTMRSCHSETYIPLLKDPREGAGLSTPSKDTSFGSTAETTEYFVS